TGTGTTGCTACTGTcgttgcctagctcatttgatccttttgtggtaaacttcaatatgaacaagcttgagccgagccttgaagagttggtgaacatgcttgtgacttttgagtccactatcaagaaagagaagccggttctttttgtgggctcttcatctggtacgaagaccggtccacctgggaagggaaagaagcgttctttccaacgtcccaagaagaacgtgcccttgaagaggccgtctccgagtcccgctgtggcagccacaccagtaaaagctgacaagactgttgacatctgtcatcactgcaagaagcctggacattggaggcgtaactgcagggaatatcttgcccagaagggttctggaaaaggtatgttctatattgaagtaaatatctcaattaactctacttcttgggtattggataccggctgtggctcacatctctgtaatgatttgcaggtgatgggaagaagtaggaggctcagagagggtgagaccttcttgaggatgggcaatggagcaagggttgctgccaaggctataggagatgtttacttgcttttgaacaatgattttaagtttattttgagagacgttttgtttgtaccggagttggtgaaaaacattatttccatttctatgctagataaagatggatattcttgtttatttagcaaaggtgtttgcaacatttacaagaatgaatgtttaattggtactggagaacttgaaaacgatctctacaccttaaaattgaaagatattccactaaacaatgtccaagcaataacaacaacaaacaagcgcaagcaagatactcttaatatggcacaattatggcatgctcgattaggacatatttccctaagaaggatgaacaagctagtgggagttggcatgtttgatatgtctgatattaatgctctcacgacttgtgaatcctgtctaaaaggaaagatgaccaaaattccctttaagggccaNNNNNNNNNNNNNNNNNNNNNNNNNNNNNNNNNNNNNNNNNNNNNNNNNNNNNNNNNNNNNNNNNNNNNNNNNNNNNNNNNNNNNNNNNNNNNNNNNNNNNNNNNNNNNNNNNNNNNNNNNNNNNNNNNNNNNNNNNNNNNNNNNNNNNNNNNNNNNNNNNNNNNNNNNNNNNNNNNNNNNNNNNNNNNNNNNNNNNNNNNNNNNNNNNNNNNNNNNNNNNNNNNNNNNNNNNNNNNNNNNNNNNNNNNNNNNNNNNNNNNNNNNNNNNNNNNNNNNNNNNNNNNNNNNNNNNNNNNNNNNNNNNNNNNNNNNNNNNNNNNNNNNNNNNNNNNNNNNNNNNNNNNNNNNNNNNNNNNNNNNNNNNNNNNNNNNNNNNNNNNNNNNNNNNNNNNNNNNNNNNNNNNNNNNNNNNNNNNNNNNNNNNNNNNNNNNNNNNNNNNNNNNNNNNNNNNNNNNNNNNNNNNNNNNNNNNNNNNNNNNNNNNNNNNNNNNNNNNNNNNNNNNNNNNNNNNNNNNNNNNNNNNNNNNNNNNNNNNNNNNNNNNNNNNNNNNNNNNNNNNNNNNNNNNNNNNNNNNNNNNNNNNNNNNNNNNNNNNNNNNNNNNNNNNNNNNNNNNNNNNNNNNNNNNNNNNNNNNNNNNNNNNNNNNNNNNNNNNNNNNNNNNNNNNNNNNNNNNNNNNNNNNNNNNNNNNNNNNNNNNNNNNNNNNNNNNNNNNNNNNNNNNNNNNNNNNNNNNNNNNNNNNNNNNNNNNNNNNNNNNNNNNNNNNNNNNN
This region of Primulina huaijiensis isolate GDHJ02 unplaced genomic scaffold, ASM1229523v2 scaffold27437, whole genome shotgun sequence genomic DNA includes:
- the LOC140967728 gene encoding uncharacterized protein; the protein is MNKLEPSLEELVNMLVTFESTIKKEKPVLFVGSSSGTKTGPPGKGKKRSFQRPKKNVPLKRPSPSPAVAATPVKADKTVDICHHCKKPGHWRRNCREYLAQKGSGKGDGKK